The following are from one region of the Pseudorasbora parva isolate DD20220531a chromosome 12, ASM2467924v1, whole genome shotgun sequence genome:
- the zgc:152986 gene encoding dnaJ homolog subfamily B member 9 yields MTVWWMMATAEHLCVGLLLCVCACNCVSDYYSVLGVPRSASSREIKKAFHKLALKNHPDKNQSPNAQETFTHIAQAYEVLSDKEKRRVYDQMDHLTNPDQGRERKSKKDQNEDMGTNPFVNKEEFYSKRGFQHFSLEELLHKLQIDEDFSMGEQPGYEGWSFIFGPEENDDDTVLFSDLFNML; encoded by the exons ATGACAGTTTG GTGGATGATGGCAACAGCAGAGCATTTATGCGTGGGGCTtctgttatgtgtgtgtgcctgtaaTTGTGTGAGTGACTATTACTCAGTTCTTGGAGTTCCTCGCTCTGCGTCTTCAAGAGAGATCAAGAAAGCGTTTCACAAGCTGGCCCTTAAAAACCATCCTGATAAGAACCAAAGCCCAAATGCACAGGAGACCTTCACACACATTGcgcagg CCTATGAGGTGCTGTCTGACAAAGAGAAAAGGAGAGTCTATGATCAAATGGACCATCTAACTAACCCTGATCAGGGCAGAGAAAGAAAGTCCAAGAAAGATCAGAATGAGGACATGGGCACCAATCCCTTCGTTAATAAAGAAGAGTTTTATAGTAAAAGGGGGTTCCAGCATTTTAGTCTGGAGGAGCTACTTCATAAGCTGCAGATAGATGAAGACTTTTCTATGGGCGAACAACCTGGTTATGAAGGATGGAGTTTTATCTTCGGGCCTGAGGAAAATGATGATGACACGGTCCTCTTCAGTGATCTTTTCAACATGCTTTGA